A single region of the Gracilibacillus caseinilyticus genome encodes:
- a CDS encoding AraC family transcriptional regulator produces the protein MKLKVSQFIKENDFPFCINHKVHTDRNAPPLHAHDFIELVYVMEGKGDHVCDGESYPLTAGDVFIINPGEQHTYIINQKDKLEIVNCLFMPYLFDAVWLKGLGITESMDYFYVHPFLEKEERFHHCINLRGNEADQIYCMFEKMCYEYEGGQHGYESIIRLQLVQLLIELSRIYLRVNDGQSKIDIKQQERKTFIHRISGYLERHADQKLTLTTLSELFGISSRHLNRIFKEETGRTVVEYIHEIRMNRAKKLLVETSEKIIVIAMEVGYDDPAFFTRLFTRKVGCSPGRYREQLALTRTNLKEEKI, from the coding sequence TTGAAGTTAAAAGTGAGTCAGTTTATCAAAGAAAACGACTTCCCTTTTTGTATCAATCATAAAGTCCATACAGATCGCAACGCCCCGCCATTACACGCACATGATTTTATTGAACTGGTGTATGTCATGGAAGGAAAGGGAGACCATGTCTGTGATGGGGAGAGCTATCCATTAACCGCTGGGGATGTCTTCATTATTAATCCGGGAGAACAACATACCTATATCATCAACCAAAAGGATAAATTAGAAATTGTGAACTGTCTGTTTATGCCTTATTTATTTGATGCTGTATGGCTGAAGGGGCTGGGGATAACGGAATCGATGGATTATTTCTATGTCCACCCATTTCTCGAAAAGGAAGAACGATTCCATCATTGCATCAATTTAAGAGGCAATGAAGCAGACCAGATTTATTGTATGTTCGAAAAAATGTGCTACGAATACGAAGGCGGTCAGCACGGCTATGAATCGATTATTCGGCTGCAGCTGGTCCAGTTACTTATCGAGTTATCGAGAATTTATCTGCGTGTAAATGACGGGCAGTCCAAGATCGATATCAAACAGCAGGAGCGGAAAACATTTATCCACCGCATTAGTGGTTATCTCGAAAGACATGCCGATCAGAAGTTGACGTTAACCACATTATCGGAATTATTCGGCATCAGCTCACGGCATTTGAATCGAATTTTCAAAGAAGAGACAGGAAGAACCGTTGTCGAATATATTCACGAAATCAGGATGAATCGGGCCAAGAAATTACTGGTCGAAACGTCGGAAAAAATTATCGTGATTGCGATGGAGGTAGGATATGATGATCCAGCCTTTTTCACCCGATTATTTACGAGAAAAGTAGGGTGCTCCCCGGGGAGATACAGGGAACAGCTTGCGTTAACTAGGACTAATCTGAAGGAGGAGAAGATATGA